The genome window GCAACATTAACGTTACCACTAACAACAATAGTGGGAGCCATCAATTTATATCACCAATACAGGATAATATCGGTTTTAAGATTGTTGGGAATATTGGTGAATAAatcaaaaaatacaaataaaaataacataatatatcCCAAAAATCGAAATTCAATTACAAAAGTAATTCAACTAATTTCAGTATGAAACTAAAATTACAATCATgcatatatgaaatatataacaGGAGAAAATAAGGATTAATATGCCAAAATAATCCCACCACAACCAGTACGAAACCAATACAAGAGATTTAATCTACGAAAGATTAATCCCACAACCACTAGTACGAAACTAGTAAGGAATTTAATCTACGGAAGATTAATTCCACAACTTGGTACGAAaccaataacaatatatataaacgaGAAAGGGTTTCTAACCTGAGGTTTAACCCAACCGCAATAAGAAAGAACGGGGAAGTCCGAGTCGTGTGTACAcacactctccttaaaaccgattcgcCACCTCCCGATAGTGCTTGGAGCGTTGAGGCGTCAGTCTCCCAAGATAAAACGAACTACGGTCTTGGTGTTTGAGCAGACAAACCCAATGCCCGGCGAACGAGAACAAAGGCAGAACACTCCGTACGAATTTACAGAATTTGTTGGCAGAATATTTCTTTTGTAGCAAAACGGGACAGTTGAGGattgaaaaacaaagaaagtaTTGATGATTTTTAATCTGAGTATGTTGTATCTAACAACCAAAAAAATTCTGCCAACAACAAGCTATTTGTAGAGGAAGAAAGAATTAATGGCATTAACTATGGCATACCAAAGGACTCATAACAACCAGCCACTACCAAGGAGATTAACTCTCAAATTAAAGATTGAAATTAATCTACTATTAATTCTGTAACAGCTTGAGTTAATCCTCCAAAGGTCACTGAACGGATTGGCTTCAGGTTGCTGTGATAGGTCCTTTTAGTTATGCCTTTTAGTTATGCGCAAGAGGTCTCTCGGACGAAAAACGCATATgaaatttggcataacttagcccccGCAAGGCGCGCCAATTTCCCAGACGACATTCGTGTGGCGCAGGTGCGgacgtacacgagtcaagcctttccAGTCTCATTTTGGGATATGATTTGCATCCCCTCCCCCGCGCAaaagagagcctctatgctatacaagtcaaTAAGCCATAAAagggctcttgtataaatagtggtgcaaatccactttcccaaccaatgtgggacaaaagttacaaAAGCTTTTTCACAATCaatttccatctcaaatgggtctactttgagaatcaatttctcattcacccattatccattttgagcgtacaatatatcaatctctttgtctaactatgaagaacccaaatccactttgacccgacccaaattggaAGTGaatcccacatatatttgtaccacaaaatggccacttaaatgccattttaagcaaaaaattCCAACACGAAGAAATGATCTCTTCTGGTTTCAATTGGGCAAACTCCCTGAATTTATAGATGTTGTTTGGGAAACTATTATTTGCATGATCAATCACTTTTGTGCCTCACATGAAACTGAGCATGTATTTGTGTTGGGTGGTTTTGAATGACATAGAATTGTTGGAGATAATGAAGTTTTTAAACGCATATAAAGAGCCCTCATTGAGCATACACTTGAATTTTTCAACATGTTCTTGTTTGAATGTCAAGTGTATATGGGCCGGGTACCctgatatattaattaattacaaattttcaatgaataaacaaaaaaatagccAAAAAACTTTGAATGATCGTATAGTTTCTACTTGTTTTCTTTTAGGTAGGagtacaataaaaataaaatactattacaaatttaaaacaaaaaaatcaaatcatccAACTATAAACTATAATAGTGGAGGATTTTAACATGATTCTAACAACATCCATCATATATGATTATACAAGACAAACTTGTGCATAGGAATGAAATTTAGTTGATGTTAAAAAGGTTAGTTTGACCAATAGTAAGTGAAGTAATGCATAAAAACACACTATCATCATAATATTTGGTATTAATATttgagatttttctttttattatttttttaataaaaaggaaCATTAACCGAGAAAGTAGTCATTAAAATCTTACTGAATATGTCGTGCATAATAATGAATATATCTTagagtaaaatataatatatgggaAAACTATTAAATGAAATATCTAATagtaaataacaataaataataccTCCACATCTTCAAAAAAAGATTCTAAGGTAGTTGTGCAACTCCTCGATTGTGGTATCAACCACGCAGTACTGTAGGAGTTTATGGCattgagaaaaataaaagttgGGGCCATTATGTGCAAATCTTTTTTAATATGCCTAAAACAATAAGAGATAAATGGTGGAGGTACGGTCAATACATATGATACTGGGTAATGGCCGTGATCCCAtatcatatatatcaattgCTTGGTCGTGATCCCCTAGCATATTCTTACTATTAGTgtttactaaaattattatgacCAACTTGTCATGATTTTCCCtaacatatatatcaattgctTAGTCGTGATCCCCTAGCACTACAAAAAAAACACGTTTTTAACGACGGACTCATTCCGTTGCTAATTTAACGATGGAATAGCGACGGTTTAGCGAcgaatttacttatttttaaaaaattgaaaattagcgACGAAAtattgcgacggaatttttTGTCGTAAATCCATAGCTAATTTTAGCGGTAAATTTTTGCGCATAAATTAGCGATGgatttttgtcaaaaatttcGCGCTCAATTTTTTGACATTATCTAGCGCTAAATGATAAACGAAATGggcaaaattattttaaaataaaaatctagcgacggaaatttgAATCCGTCTctaaatctagcgacggattcaaattCCGTCGCTAGAGATTTAAAGTATTGggttacaaaaattttctaaaataaaatctagtgatgtaacaccccggacctaccttcccgtacatccgaggcattaccgccacacctagagagagagttctatcattcctcgatgaacctcactctaggtgcacaggctaaaggaactcttctcatcacaacaatcactcaacagatacttaacacttacatacatatcaactggtgaagcttcattaagcaaagtatataatcttgcaaaaatacatacataagattgcccctcgggccaaaataccaacaaggttcaacctagacgcaactggtcatgcctagccatcactaaggctacaaaaaatatatgtacaccaaaaaaaattcccaaagactcccaaggatccgacgtctagtcaagcatgcggtacacggggccggtgaactctccccagaccaggtgccactccccctcataccaggtaatatggtccaaaaaccgagaagtggttatgaccatcgaccactcctcccaaacatcccgagggctagggtcccaagggtaggggtagtgcacaatgaactccagggggtcgctaccatctaacggctctatggggtaaaagttgtaagcagcctggacctcgtccataaccgggcaagagacaaaaggggccgacggagccataggagtatctgggttggtgggagcctcgggagcataaccaggtgcgtatgggtcttctccctccatcatctgtatgtaatcgtcataatccatgccctgacatacatactccggtgaactttcggagttcaccgggctgcaagaactgacactagactgcatctgataagaacacagtgaagtgtagttagcacgacggctaagtaaggatatccatgggttattcaaaactaaataaaggttttgtaaaaattgttacatagaaaaccctataccttactcatctgcaagattctacctgcaacagttataaatagcaacttgcatacattatgagcacaattcaataacgtctcataacattttccctcttgacaaggtcatttgatatgcatttacatactcaataatatattgttaaacaatttggcatactagtaagtagtagaaaacataaatcacacatcttgcttgtaatcactttagtagaaaaacctttccctcgtAATGAGATTCCCAtcacctttcacttttcaaagagagagatcacccacaacctttgggtacctaaacacttattacatctctctttcctgtagttacggagtaacttcattcatatttcgaaattctacttagtcctagatagaaagtgtgaagcctttggagtcctttctccacttttgaccacttggatcgttgaactcgggttcagtggtcatcgcccggtctaatactgatcccctggacttataggagcgttggaatgatccCTAGCTAgtctcactaggttcataagaacgacacctacccgaacatagagtgactatacttaagtgtgcacacccccgtaggagtaccttttccttccgggtgatatagtactcggcgaatagactttgcccacagtatgattgatcatacacataattaccatgcggaataggcactttaagctcatctttattccgtggttaacaagatccttcaccacttttactagaactaaggtttgaaaacatttttctactcttttccctttcttgctttaagaatattttggacatacttgggtcaattctaatactcggaaattaatccTCCTTTTAACCCCactcaaaaattctcctttgctttgcaaaacatttggatgatccactaacatcctttcacaaaagtaatttaagtgtaacaattctacactttcaaccccacatttttcacataagtctcacatttgacacatacatctcaatgcatatagcatatacacttcccaacctcaacataggcataacacataaaatatatttattcctctcactaaccacatatataattgtgggttatacataccatataccatacacaaaatgtgacactttaccatgtatatgtacataatacaacaatttattaatacatacatacccgtataggtatatatatatatatatatatatggtttaaatACCCACACACCAcacgtatatagatatatatatatatatacgatacacacatatatatatatatactataattcaCATACAACACACCAACATACTCacaatacttataattatatatatactacactacacgtacctacattacatatatatacacaaatcacatatataaatatatatatatatatatatatatatatactatactacatgtacacacatactatatatatgtacataacacttataaatatatatactttacacTACACGCACATACATACTAtacacattataatatacatagtatgcttaacttaattgtttaggcacattaacaaccacctcataccaacacaacattttgtacatatgccttacgaaaatacaattacatatatatacattcattatgtacacaaaaattccacctagaacccatcatatttcaaccaagctatcaattatctagtttcaaacaacctcaaccaattaaagggattccttacctcaaccgggtttctaattccgtagaaaatccttgtagatgattttccccaattcaccttaaaaccctagaattccaacaacaacataacacatgattttaagaaatcttaacttagattcatgttctaggatgaagaataaagctatctaccgaataaaattggagttttaccgaataacttgagagttgtgaagaaattgctagctatggagtcttgaagcttgatgaagatgatgaaaatcccactctctctctctctcttttttttcggCAATCACaaggaaaaaggggaaaattttGCCTTACAAACCCACTCCACTCTTAGTTGACTAGTTTCacccttatgtgataagatctaaaataaaatggaataaaataatctaaaatatcttagcttagactgattgggattaaatcagatgaattctcggtagaaactaattcaattcaaataattctcgaacccaaaaatttattctagccaaaaactcaaaattgggctaggttcagtacactGCGAAATTttgcgatgtacgatcacaaataaatttttgctgctatgggctaatctaattaaataggaaattccagaataatagtatggtgtctaaaaatccatttcctaggacaaacgggtccgaatactagttcctaaaatttttacggttcgtgaccgggacgtacgatcgcagcttattactaactgtccttacttataataattcttttgaggcattgggagatcatctcatgaatgttatagcctaaagaaatattttttcgaaccttaattttactgaaataggtgaggggttacagtctaccctccttaagaaaagtttcgtccccgaaacttactttctcagTAGACCActacctactttcatgcacacatatggcAATTAGCACATAGAACATTGCACATCAAGTATCTTAGACAGCAATTAGCACATAGAACATTGCACATCAAGTATCTTAGACACATAATAAGTGGAAGAACATTGCACATCAAGTATCTTAGACACATAATAAGTGgattgactcttacttacttgagttaaacaactctggatatcgttccatcatcgcgtcttccaattcccaggtagcttcttctggactatggtttgaccattgaactttgaccatCCTGATCGACTTTCTCCTCGTGTCTCAGGTcttagaatccaagatttgaattggcctttcttcatacgtcaatgagtcatccattgtcAGTCCCTCCGGCTCCAGTGCATGAGacacatcaggtacatatcgtttcaattgtGAGACATGAAACACGTTATGTACTCTGTCCAGTTCGATTGGTAGGGCCAATCGATATgccagatttcccactctttctaaaatttcgtagggtcctataaatcgagggcttagtttccctttctttccaaaccttttgaccccttttgtgggtgagactttcaataacaccttctctcccacctggtactctatgaattgtcgctttagatcagcataggacttttggcgatcttgtgcgactttcattctctcctgaatcactttgattgcctcaatggtttcttgtaagtactgaggtccaagagtaacagcatcactcttatcgctccagcatagtggacttcgacacttctgtccatataatgcttcgtaaggagctattcttatagtggcatgatagctgttattgtatgaaaattcaattagatccaactgctcatcccacgaaCCCTGAAaatcgagtgcacaacctctgagcatatcttccaaggtttggattgttcgctccgtttgaccatcggtggcaggatgaaatgctgtgctcatcttgagttgcgtacccatggctacctgtaatgtttcccaaaatcttgataggaaccgtgaatctcggtctgaaataatATCGCGTGCTATCCTAGATCATGTCATTTAGCGGCTGCAATGGTCTTGCATTACACTTAGCATAATTATGAACAGCTTCTCTAAGCAGTTTAATCTGTCTCCTGGAAACAGTCTTTATCTTTGTGTTAATGGTCCAGATAACACCTTCAGTACAAGGAGGAGTAGTGAGTGAACCTAAGTATCTGTAGTACCATGTACATCTAAAGTTGATTTCTCTGGGATCAATCCAACCTATTTGTCTCTCTCTATCTTTTTTGTCCATCAGTAGTGAAACATTACTCACCAGCCTGGAGAGAAAAGCATCAGGTTTGCCAATCCTGTAAAGAACAGTAGTAACAGCTCTCTGATTCTGCAGTGTCTGGTCACGGCTTTGGTGAACCATGTGCAGCTCCAAGGCATATCTTCTTCCATTGATAGTGTGCTCAGAGGGAGAGTGCCAATGTGCTGATATTAAAGGGTACTCTATCCCCTTTATACAGAAGGATCCAGCATCACCATGCCATTTAATCAAAATGTCGTGGCCACGGTTCTTGACAGTGGCATTGGCAGGTTTGTAATGCCTCTTCTCGAAGCTTCTGATAAATTCTAATCTTTCATGCGATATGTCGATGGGAGACCGCATTTCTCCATTCTTGGCAGATTTGAAGTTTAAGCCATTTTAGCTTCTAAGTCATTTTACGAAAATTTGTGTGAGTATTtagtaaggtattttgattacATTTCCTCCAAATATGTAGTTTGTCAAGTCTAGAACGTACATAAACAATTTCATAACAATCCAAGGAGTAGAAGTAttgtttttgaattattttcctaaatctggacagcacactgccaagcgTATAaacgtaattttctgtgttaatttgAAGATCAACttgcctcaaactttttatgaatatcaagtactataagtttagGTTCCAC of Ipomoea triloba cultivar NCNSP0323 chromosome 3, ASM357664v1 contains these proteins:
- the LOC116013144 gene encoding alpha carbonic anhydrase 7-like, with translation MVHQSRDQTLQNQRAVTTVLYRIGKPDAFLSRLVSNVSLLMDKKDRERQIGWIDPREINFRCTWYYRYLGSLTTPPCTEGVIWTINTKIKTVSRRQIKLLREAVHNYAKCNARPLQPLNDMI